Genomic DNA from Bacteroides zhangwenhongii:
GACCAACGGTTCGGGAGCATTCGGCGCCAGTATCAATATGCGTACGCAAAGCATTTCATCCCAACCATACGCCGAAGTTTCCGGTTCTTACGGTTCATTCAACACGCACAAAGAAACGGTCAAAGTCGGGACCGGGCTGATTAACAAATATTGGGCATTCGATGCGCGGCTCTCTAATATCCAGAGTGACGGATACCGCGACCGCGCCTCATCAGACCTGAAATCATATTTCGTGCAAGGCGGTTACTTCGGTGAGAGCACAACGATCAAGTTTATCACTTTCGGTGGAAAGGAGAAGACTTATCATGCTTGGGACGGTATCAGCAAAGAACAACTGGAGAACGACCGGACATATAATCCGAACGGAGTCATTCTGGATGATAATAAAGGAAAAGGTTATCCGATCGGCTTTTATGATGATCAAACGGATAATTACCGACAGACACATTATCAACTTCTGTTCAATCATATCTTCTCTCCGGCATGGAATCTGAATATCGCTTTCCATTATACCAATGGCTTCGGTTATTATCAGGAATACAAGAACGGACGTACATTGGAGGAATATGGTTTGAAGCCTTTCTACCTGCCGGATAACAGCGAACCGCAGAAGAAAACAAATCTCGTACGCCAGAAGTTGGTGGACAGTGATTTCGGCGGCGGTATCTTCTCTCTGAATTACCAGAATGAGAGACTGAACGCTTCGCTAGGCGGCGGACTCAACCGATACAGTAACGACCATTATGGAAAAGTTTTGTGGGTAAAGAATTACACCGAACAACTCGACCCGGAACATGAGTATTACCGTAATAACGGCGGAAAGACGGACGGGAATATCTATTTGAAAGCCAATTACCAACTGACCGGCAGCCTGAGTGCATACGCAGATCTGCAATACCGTTATATCCGTTATACGATTGATGGGGATAATGATAAATGGGACTTCACCGCTACTCCCGAGCGTTTGCAGCGACTGGATGTGAGAGAACACTTCAGCTTCTTCAATCCGAAAGCCGGACTTTTCTGGCAAATCAATCCGAACCACAGCACATACGCCTCTTTCTCGGTAGCTCAGAAAGAACCTACCCGCAACAATTATACGGATGGAATGTTTGACGAACATCCCACAGCGGAAAAGTTATTGGATTATGAGTTGGGATATACCTACCGTGGTGAATGGTTTACGGCCGGTGTAAACCTGTATTATATGGATTACACAGACCAATTGGTATTGAACGGAAAGACCAATGATATAGGCGAAGCGATGGCAGAGAACGTAAAAGACAGCTATCGCATGGGGATCGAGTTGTCATTAGGCGCAAAATTCAATGATTGGCTGCGTTGGGATCTTAACGGCACATGGAGCAAAAACCGTATCAAGAACTACGTAGGTTACGTGTATGATGAAAGCTTGGTGAATGGTGAGATTGTCGATGACCTATATACGCAGACAGCTATCGAGGGTGGAAACACTCCGATCGCCTTCTCTCCTTCTTTCATCGGAAACAGCCTGATTACTCTCGGCAGCAACGGACTGGAAATTGCTCTCCAGTCACAATATGTCAGCCGCCAGTATCTCGACAACTTCGGTACAAAAGAGAATTCACTAGACGCTTATTTCGTCAATCACCTGAGTGCCTCTTACTCCTTTAAAACCCGCCACACAAAGCGAATCACGATAGGAGCTACCGTCTATAACTTGTTCAATACGAAATATGAGACAAACGGATACTCCCAAAGTGTGGCACTTTATGAGAATGGGGATAAGACAAAAGCGTATGCGATAAAGCATGATCCACGCTTCTATCCGATGGCAGGTACCAATATTCTGGCACACCTCACGCTCCGTTTCTAAATAAAATACAGACTTGAATGATGGATATGAATTTCCTTGAAATATTCGGTACAGTAGTCGGTTTGGTCTACCTTTGGTTGGAATACCGGGCAAGCATCTATCTTTGGATAGCGGGTATCATCATGCCTGCTATCTACATCTTCGTCTATTACAAAGCGGGACTGTATGCAGACTTCGGTATCAATATTTATTATCTGATAGCGGCGGTCTATGGATGGTTTTTCTGGATGTGGGGACGAAGAAAAGGAAAAAGCCGAAAATCTGCCGACATGGAAAAAAATGGTAAATTGCAACAACTTTCTATCATCCATACTCCGTGTAGATATTATCTCCCTCTTTTCTTTGTATTTATCATTTCATTTCTCGGCATTGCCTGGATACTTATCGAGTACACCGACAGTAACGTGCCGTGGTTGGATAGTTTCACTACGGCACTAAGTATTGTGGGTATGTGGATGTTGGCACGCAAGTATATCGAACAGTGGTTTGCCTGGATTCTTGTCGATATTGTCTGTTGCGGACTTTATATTTATAAAGACCTTTATTTCACCTCTGCTTTATACGGACTTTATTCCATTATCGCTATCTTTGGCTACTTTAAATGGAAAAGATTAATGAGCGTACAATGATAAACGAGCACTATACTCCTGAGGCTGTGATACTTGCCAATGGCGAATATCCTACCCATCCTCTTCCTTTGAGAATGTTGGAAGAGGCAAAATTCGTAGTTTGCTGTGACGGGGCAGCCAATGAATATATTTCACGCGGACATACTCCGGATGTGATTATCGGCGACGGTGACTCCCTTTCACCGGAATATAAGGAATTGTTTGCTCCTATCATCCACCGGATAGCCGACCAAGAGACGAACGACCAGACCAAAGCTGTCCTGTTTCTGCAAAAGAAAGGCTATCGGAAGATTGCCATCGTAGGAGCCACCGGCAAACGGGAAGATCATACATTAGGAAATATCAGTCTACTCATAGACTATATGAAAGAGAATCTGGAAGTCAGGACTATCACCGATTACGGTGTATTTATGCCCGCCAGTGGTACACAGACATTCGAGTCGCATCCCGGTCAGCAAGTTTCCATTATCAATTTCGGAGCAAAAGGATTGAAAGGAGAAGGATTGGTTTATCCCCTCAGTGACTTTAGCAATTGGTGGCAAGGTACACTCAATGAGGCTACAGCCAATCAATTCACAATCCATTGCATAGGAGAGTATCTTGTTTATCTTGCTCATTAAGACAAGACTATGCCCCCAATTCCCGTTTCAACCACACCTTCATTACAGGATTGGGGGATAATAACTTGACGCTTTTCAATTTGTCGGACTGTGTCAAGCGACACGCTTTCTGCACCAGAGAGGTTTTAGGTCGAAGCGCATCGGGATCTCCTACAACCAACAAGTGACAATAAGCCGTATTTCAAATTTCCTCGTAAGACAAAACTTCCATACGATTAAAGCGCCAGCAGATACTTTTTAAAGTCTGCAAAGTCTTTAGACATAGGCATGCTCTTCTTCTCACCTTTCATAAACTCCTGCAATTTGCCAGGGATTTCCACAGCCTCGCCAATAATACCTTCTACTGTTTCGAGGAACTTGGCAGGATGAGCTGTTTCCAAGAATACTCCGGTTTCACCCGGTTGCAAGCCGTCCATCAACGCACGATAACCGCAAGCACCGTGAGGGTCAAGCAGGTAATGATGATCTTTCCAAGTCTCTTTCACTGTCTCGCGAATTTGTTCGTCGGTATAAGTAGTTCCCGAAATCTCGGCTGAGATAGCCGCATGAGAACCTCCGTACAAATCGAGCACACGGGCAAAGTTACTCGGATCGCCCACGTCCATGGCGTTGGCAATGGTAGCAATGGAAGGACGGGGACTGTATTTACCGGTTTGCAGATATTGATAGAAAATATCATTACGGTTGTTGGCGGCAATAAAACGCTTCACAGGCAAGCCCATCTTTTTGCCAAACAATCCGGCTGTGATATTTCCGAAGTTTCCGCTAGGTACACAGATCACTGCATTGTCCGCCTTTCCGGCACGTTTCAACTGGGCGTATGCATAGAAATAATAAAACGCCTGCGGAAGAAAACGGGCTACGTTAATGGAATTAGCGGAAGTCAAAGAAAGATGTTCATTCAACTCCTTATCCATGAAAGCCGATTTTACCAATGCCTGACAGTCGTCGAATGTTCCGTCTACTTCGAGCGCGGTAATATTCTGTCCCAACGTAGTAAATTGCTTTTCCTGAATCTCACTGACCTTCCCTTTCGGGTAAAGCACATACACATGGATACCTTCCACTCCTAAGAATCCATTAGCCACCGCACTTCCCGTATCACCGGAAGTCGCCACCAGCACATTTACGTTCTTCTGTCCTTCTTTCTTTATAAAATATCCCAGCAGACGTGCCATAAAACGACCGCCTACATCTTTGAACGCCAAAGTGGGACCGTGGAAGAGT
This window encodes:
- a CDS encoding TonB-dependent receptor, which gives rise to MKRIVMMAIALSGAGFAVHAQTSAKADSLKVVNLQEVQVVSTRATAKTPVAFTNVRKEQISKQNFGQDIPFLLSTTPSVLTTSDAGAGVGYTTIRVRGTDATRINVTANGIPMNDAESHAIFWVNTPDFASSLEDMQIQRGAGTSTNGSGAFGASINMRTQSISSQPYAEVSGSYGSFNTHKETVKVGTGLINKYWAFDARLSNIQSDGYRDRASSDLKSYFVQGGYFGESTTIKFITFGGKEKTYHAWDGISKEQLENDRTYNPNGVILDDNKGKGYPIGFYDDQTDNYRQTHYQLLFNHIFSPAWNLNIAFHYTNGFGYYQEYKNGRTLEEYGLKPFYLPDNSEPQKKTNLVRQKLVDSDFGGGIFSLNYQNERLNASLGGGLNRYSNDHYGKVLWVKNYTEQLDPEHEYYRNNGGKTDGNIYLKANYQLTGSLSAYADLQYRYIRYTIDGDNDKWDFTATPERLQRLDVREHFSFFNPKAGLFWQINPNHSTYASFSVAQKEPTRNNYTDGMFDEHPTAEKLLDYELGYTYRGEWFTAGVNLYYMDYTDQLVLNGKTNDIGEAMAENVKDSYRMGIELSLGAKFNDWLRWDLNGTWSKNRIKNYVGYVYDESLVNGEIVDDLYTQTAIEGGNTPIAFSPSFIGNSLITLGSNGLEIALQSQYVSRQYLDNFGTKENSLDAYFVNHLSASYSFKTRHTKRITIGATVYNLFNTKYETNGYSQSVALYENGDKTKAYAIKHDPRFYPMAGTNILAHLTLRF
- a CDS encoding thiamine diphosphokinase produces the protein MINEHYTPEAVILANGEYPTHPLPLRMLEEAKFVVCCDGAANEYISRGHTPDVIIGDGDSLSPEYKELFAPIIHRIADQETNDQTKAVLFLQKKGYRKIAIVGATGKREDHTLGNISLLIDYMKENLEVRTITDYGVFMPASGTQTFESHPGQQVSIINFGAKGLKGEGLVYPLSDFSNWWQGTLNEATANQFTIHCIGEYLVYLAH
- the thrC gene encoding threonine synthase; this encodes MKYYSTNKQAPIASLQEAVVKGLAADKGLFMPMSIKPLPQEFYDTIDTLSFQEIAYRVADAFFGEDIPAETLKQIVYDTLSFDVPLVKVSENIYSLELFHGPTLAFKDVGGRFMARLLGYFIKKEGQKNVNVLVATSGDTGSAVANGFLGVEGIHVYVLYPKGKVSEIQEKQFTTLGQNITALEVDGTFDDCQALVKSAFMDKELNEHLSLTSANSINVARFLPQAFYYFYAYAQLKRAGKADNAVICVPSGNFGNITAGLFGKKMGLPVKRFIAANNRNDIFYQYLQTGKYSPRPSIATIANAMDVGDPSNFARVLDLYGGSHAAISAEISGTTYTDEQIRETVKETWKDHHYLLDPHGACGYRALMDGLQPGETGVFLETAHPAKFLETVEGIIGEAVEIPGKLQEFMKGEKKSMPMSKDFADFKKYLLAL
- the pnuC gene encoding nicotinamide riboside transporter PnuC → MDMNFLEIFGTVVGLVYLWLEYRASIYLWIAGIIMPAIYIFVYYKAGLYADFGINIYYLIAAVYGWFFWMWGRRKGKSRKSADMEKNGKLQQLSIIHTPCRYYLPLFFVFIISFLGIAWILIEYTDSNVPWLDSFTTALSIVGMWMLARKYIEQWFAWILVDIVCCGLYIYKDLYFTSALYGLYSIIAIFGYFKWKRLMSVQ